In a genomic window of Brassica rapa cultivar Chiifu-401-42 chromosome A10, CAAS_Brap_v3.01, whole genome shotgun sequence:
- the LOC103844136 gene encoding LOW QUALITY PROTEIN: probable pectinesterase 8 (The sequence of the model RefSeq protein was modified relative to this genomic sequence to represent the inferred CDS: substituted 1 base at 1 genomic stop codon) encodes MPKKMKSPCILLTLSIVIAIIAILASQTLFSTPPRVFIHNPFDILYGIKAISYSAITSVCSHHHHHHHRRKPSHSKKKISICGDFPKNIPPPDTDTTSYLCVDKNGCCNFTTVQSAVDAIGNFSERRNVIWINSGMYYEKVAIPKTKPNITLQGQGFETTSIAWNDTAYSANGTFYCASVQVFGSQFLAKNISFMNVAPIPKPGDVGAQAVAIRISGDESAFVGCGFFXAQDTLHDDRGRHYFKDCYIQGSIDFIFGNAKSLYQDCQIISMANQVSPGSKSINGAVTANGRNSKDENSGFSFVNCSIGGTGHVWLGRAWRPYSRVIFVSTFMTDVIAPEGWNNFNDPSRDATIFYGEYNCSGPGANISKRAQYVQKLNETQVAQFINMTIIDGDQWLQYFDI; translated from the exons AtgccaaaaaaaatgaaatctcCATGCATTCTATTAACTTTATCTATAGTCATTGCCATTATAGCCATTTTAGCATCCCAAACTCTCTTTAGCACACCTCCTAGAGTCTTTATACACAATCCTTTcgatattttatatggtattaAAGCAATATCATATTCAGCTATAACATCCGTTTGCAgccaccaccatcatcatcaccaccgCCGCAAACCATCTcatagtaaaaagaaaatttcaatatGCGGCGATTTTCCCAAAAATATACCTCCACCGGACACCGACACAACATCCTATCTCTGTGTGGATAAGAACGGTTGCTGCAATTTCACAACGGTGCAATCAGCCGTGGACGCAATCGGAAACTTTAGTGAGAGAAGGAACGTCATTTGGATAAACTCCGGCATGTACTA TGAAAAAGTGGCGATCCCGAAGACTAAACCAAACATAACGTTGCAAGGACAAGGGTTCGAAACCACATCCATAGCGTGGAACGATACGGCCTACTCGGCTAATGGCACTTTTTATTGTGCCTCGGTCCAAGTCTTTGGTTCTCAGTTCCTCGCtaaaaacattagtttcatg AACGTGGCACCGATACCAAAGCCGGGAGATGTAGGCGCTCAGGCGGTGGCGATAAGAATATCGGGAGATGAGTCGGCGTTTGTAGGATGTGGTTTCTTCTGAGCCCAAGACACTCTTCATGACGATAGAGGTCGTCATTACTTCAAAGATTGCTACATTCAAGGCTCCATTGATTTCATCTTCGGCAACGCTAAATCTCTCTACCAG GACTGTCAGATAATATCAATGGCGAACCAAGTGAGTCCAGGGTCAAAGTCTATCAACGGAGCCGTGACTGCAAACGGCCGTAACTCGAAGGACGAGAACAGTGGCTTCTCCTTCGTCAACTGCTCGATAGGCGGCACCGGCCACGTGTGGCTCGGTCGTGCATGGAGGCCCTACTCACGTGTCATCTTTGTTTCCACTTTCATGACCGATGTTATCGCGCCTGAAGGCTGGAACAACTTCAATGATCCATCTAGGGATGC GACAATATTTTATGGAGAGTATAATTGTTCGGGTCCAGGGGCTAATATCTCGAAGAGGGCACAGTATGTTCAGAAGCTTAACGAGACTCAAGTTGCTCAATTCATTAACATGACTATTATTGATGGAGACCAGTGGTTACAGTATTTCgatatttaa
- the LOC103844135 gene encoding golgin subfamily A member 4 isoform X2, with product MDQETKVSSEVPVVKGAPEDLKTVDVSVKEVNREITKEDKAMEQEEEDTTFDGGFVKVEKEGTNTKGDEKAEKQVPLTISSSSSQRELEKKEKASESRLEPEPLPLKVSEQESINLKLREELKEKELLVALSKDQEGKIRTANEKLTKVLQEKEILETSVAEITIIATKRKEICDEIEEKLKISDEKFSKTNALLSQALSNNSDLEQKLKAMEALSSEVSQLKSALIVAEEEEKDSSRKMQEYQEKVTKLESSLNQSSARVAELEEDLRTALQKGAEHEDLGKVSTQRCLEVQGLLQTSKSKLEEKLKDLEAVQVKNSSLEAALSVAMGEKKALEETVNGYKVKTTESEERLEKQAKEIEEAKTRSREIEALQKHSELSIQKAMEELSTRDTEVKDLKERVRLYEEKLAEASTHSFSLKEDLDRSSLENELLADTNNQLKIKIQESLSKLKTFEDTIKELEKENGSLAEVNLKLNQELANHGSETSDFQTMFTALEAEKDQTAKELHASKAAIKELRNKLASERERLRSKMDSLAEENNQVNEIYQSTKSELVKLQEQLEVEKSKVDAMVSEIKKLSALAAEKSVLETNFGEVEKQLKICEAKLKEKVEKVDELTSKLHEHEVKTSDRDLEDKKATQLYKELQSSHTVISKEKEAVSQKHSELEATLKKSQEELEAKTSKIFHLESLAKDLEQKVQLADAKSKETETMGKGEVQVKSRGINLSGNVTTTKKAETSHLMTLKIVLGVAILSVIIGIVLGKNY from the exons ATGGACCAAGAAACAAAAGTTAGTTCTGAGGTTCCTGTAGTGAAAGGTGCACCTGAGGATCTAAAGACGGTCGATGTTTCTGTTAAG GAGGTGAACAGAGAAATCACAAAGGAAGATAAAGCTATGgagcaagaagaagaggataCTACATTTGATGGTGGATTCGTTAAAGTTGAGAAAGAAGGAACTAACACTAAGGGTGATGAGAAAGCAGAGAAGCAAGTTCCACTCACTATAAGCTCAAGCAGTTCACAGAGAGAActagagaagaaggagaaagctTCTGAGTCTCGTTTGGAACCAGAGCCATTGCCTCTTAAAGTCTCTGAACAAGAAAGCATTAATCTAAAGCTAAGGGAAGAACTCAAAGAGAAGGAGTTGCTCGTTGCCTTATCAAAAGACCAAGAAGGAAAAATCAGAACTGCTAATGAGAAGTTGACCAAAGTGTTGCAAGAGAAAGAGATTCTTGAAACATCTGTAGCAGAGATCACTATTATTGCAACTAAAAGAAAAGAGATCTGCGATGAAATTGAAGAGAAACTGAAAATTTCAGATGAAAAGTTCTCCAAAACAAATGCTCTTCTATCTCAAGCTTTGTCCAACAACTCTGATCTTGAACAGAAGTTGAAAGCTATGGAAGCATTATCTTCTGAAGTTTCTCAACTAAAATCTGCTTTGATAGTGGCTGAAGAGGAGGAGAAAGATTCATCTAGAAAGATGCAGGAGTACCAAGAGAAGGTGACTAAACTTGAATCATCTCTGAACCAATCATCAGCGAGAGTTGCGGAGCTTGAAGAAGACCTGAGGACAGCTTTGCAGAAAGGTGCAGAGCATGAAGATCTTGGAAAAGTGAGTACTCAGCGCTGCCTTGAGGTACAAGGTTTGCTTCAAACATCAAAGTCAAAGCTAGAAGAAAAACTAAAAGACCTGGAAGCAGTCCAAGTGAAAAACTCTAGCCTTGAAGCTGCTCTAAGTGTAGCAATGGGAGAGAAGAAAGCGTTGGAGGAAACAGTGAATGGGTATAAAGTGAAAACAACTGAGTCTGAAGAGAGACTTGAGAAGCAAGCAAAGGAAATAGAAGAAGCTAAAACAAGAAGCAGAGAGATTGAAGCTTTGCAAAAGCACTCAGAGCTTAGTATCCAAAAGGCAATGGAGGAACTCAGTACCAGAGACACAGAAGTGAAAGATCTCAAGGAGAGAGTAAGATTGTATGAAGAGAAGTTGGCTGAAGCATCTACTCACTCGTTTTCTTTGAAAGAAGATCTTGATCGGTCTTCCTTGGAGAACGAGCTACTAGCAGATACAAACAACCAGCTCAAGATCAAGATTCAAGAGTCTCTGTCTAAGCTAAAGACTTTTGAAGATACAATCAAAGAGCTTGAGAAAGAAAATGGATCATTGGCTGAGGTGAACTTAAAGCTGAACCAGGAACTAGCCAATCATGGGTCAGAGACCAGTGACTTTCAGACAATGTTCACTGCTTTAGAAGCTGAGAAAGACCAGACAGCAAAAGAGCTTCATGCTTCAAAGGCGGCTATAAAAGAATTAAGAAACAAGCTTGCTTCTGAAAGAGAAAGATTACGATCAAAG ATGGATTCTCTTGCAGAAGAGAATAACCAAGTCAATGAGATATATCAAAGCACAAAGAGTGAGCTTGTGAAGCTTCAAGAACAACTCGAAGTAGAGAAGTCTAAAGTTGATGCTATGGTATCTGAAATCAAGAAGCTTAGTGCTTTGGCTGCTGAGAAGTCAGTGTTGGAGACTAACTTTGGAGAAGTagaaaaacaattgaaaatttGTGAAGCTAAGTTGAaagaaaag GTTGAAAAGGTTGACGAACTGACCTCGAAATTGCATGAACATGAAGTTAAGACGAGTGACAGAGACTTGGAGGACAAGAAAGCAACTCAGCTGTATAAAGAGCTTCAATCATCTCACACAGTCATCTCTAAGGAG AAAGAAGCAGTTTCTCAGAAGCATTCGGAGTTGGAAGCTACTCTAAAGAAATCACAAGAAGAGCTTGAAGCTAAGACAAGTAAGATCTTTCACCTAGAATCATTGGCCAAAGATCTTGAACAGAAAGTGCAGCTTGCTGATGCTAAGTCTAAG GAAACTGAGACTATGGGAAAAGGAGAAGTACAAGTTAAATCTCGAGGCATTAATTTATCAGGAAACGTTACAACAACTAAGAAAGCTGAAACGTCTCATCTCATGACATTGAAGATCGTTCTTGGAGTGGCTATCTTGTCTGTCATTATAGGTATCGTTCTTGGGAAAAACTATTGA
- the LOC103844135 gene encoding autophagy-related protein 23 isoform X1 produces the protein MDQETKVSSEVPVVKGAPEDLKTVDVSVKEVNREITKEDKAMEQEEEDTTFDGGFVKVEKEGTNTKGDEKAEKQVPLTISSSSSQRELEKKEKASESRLEPEPLPLKVSEQESINLKLREELKEKELLVALSKDQEGKIRTANEKLTKVLQEKEILETSVAEITIIATKRKEICDEIEEKLKISDEKFSKTNALLSQALSNNSDLEQKLKAMEALSSEVSQLKSALIVAEEEEKDSSRKMQEYQEKVTKLESSLNQSSARVAELEEDLRTALQKGAEHEDLGKVSTQRCLEVQGLLQTSKSKLEEKLKDLEAVQVKNSSLEAALSVAMGEKKALEETVNGYKVKTTESEERLEKQAKEIEEAKTRSREIEALQKHSELSIQKAMEELSTRDTEVKDLKERVRLYEEKLAEASTHSFSLKEDLDRSSLENELLADTNNQLKIKIQESLSKLKTFEDTIKELEKENGSLAEVNLKLNQELANHGSETSDFQTMFTALEAEKDQTAKELHASKAAIKELRNKLASERERLRSKMDSLAEENNQVNEIYQSTKSELVKLQEQLEVEKSKVDAMVSEIKKLSALAAEKSVLETNFGEVEKQLKICEAKLKEKVKIIICYWINTYTPSLMMFLVFFSHQVEKVDELTSKLHEHEVKTSDRDLEDKKATQLYKELQSSHTVISKEKEAVSQKHSELEATLKKSQEELEAKTSKIFHLESLAKDLEQKVQLADAKSKETETMGKGEVQVKSRGINLSGNVTTTKKAETSHLMTLKIVLGVAILSVIIGIVLGKNY, from the exons ATGGACCAAGAAACAAAAGTTAGTTCTGAGGTTCCTGTAGTGAAAGGTGCACCTGAGGATCTAAAGACGGTCGATGTTTCTGTTAAG GAGGTGAACAGAGAAATCACAAAGGAAGATAAAGCTATGgagcaagaagaagaggataCTACATTTGATGGTGGATTCGTTAAAGTTGAGAAAGAAGGAACTAACACTAAGGGTGATGAGAAAGCAGAGAAGCAAGTTCCACTCACTATAAGCTCAAGCAGTTCACAGAGAGAActagagaagaaggagaaagctTCTGAGTCTCGTTTGGAACCAGAGCCATTGCCTCTTAAAGTCTCTGAACAAGAAAGCATTAATCTAAAGCTAAGGGAAGAACTCAAAGAGAAGGAGTTGCTCGTTGCCTTATCAAAAGACCAAGAAGGAAAAATCAGAACTGCTAATGAGAAGTTGACCAAAGTGTTGCAAGAGAAAGAGATTCTTGAAACATCTGTAGCAGAGATCACTATTATTGCAACTAAAAGAAAAGAGATCTGCGATGAAATTGAAGAGAAACTGAAAATTTCAGATGAAAAGTTCTCCAAAACAAATGCTCTTCTATCTCAAGCTTTGTCCAACAACTCTGATCTTGAACAGAAGTTGAAAGCTATGGAAGCATTATCTTCTGAAGTTTCTCAACTAAAATCTGCTTTGATAGTGGCTGAAGAGGAGGAGAAAGATTCATCTAGAAAGATGCAGGAGTACCAAGAGAAGGTGACTAAACTTGAATCATCTCTGAACCAATCATCAGCGAGAGTTGCGGAGCTTGAAGAAGACCTGAGGACAGCTTTGCAGAAAGGTGCAGAGCATGAAGATCTTGGAAAAGTGAGTACTCAGCGCTGCCTTGAGGTACAAGGTTTGCTTCAAACATCAAAGTCAAAGCTAGAAGAAAAACTAAAAGACCTGGAAGCAGTCCAAGTGAAAAACTCTAGCCTTGAAGCTGCTCTAAGTGTAGCAATGGGAGAGAAGAAAGCGTTGGAGGAAACAGTGAATGGGTATAAAGTGAAAACAACTGAGTCTGAAGAGAGACTTGAGAAGCAAGCAAAGGAAATAGAAGAAGCTAAAACAAGAAGCAGAGAGATTGAAGCTTTGCAAAAGCACTCAGAGCTTAGTATCCAAAAGGCAATGGAGGAACTCAGTACCAGAGACACAGAAGTGAAAGATCTCAAGGAGAGAGTAAGATTGTATGAAGAGAAGTTGGCTGAAGCATCTACTCACTCGTTTTCTTTGAAAGAAGATCTTGATCGGTCTTCCTTGGAGAACGAGCTACTAGCAGATACAAACAACCAGCTCAAGATCAAGATTCAAGAGTCTCTGTCTAAGCTAAAGACTTTTGAAGATACAATCAAAGAGCTTGAGAAAGAAAATGGATCATTGGCTGAGGTGAACTTAAAGCTGAACCAGGAACTAGCCAATCATGGGTCAGAGACCAGTGACTTTCAGACAATGTTCACTGCTTTAGAAGCTGAGAAAGACCAGACAGCAAAAGAGCTTCATGCTTCAAAGGCGGCTATAAAAGAATTAAGAAACAAGCTTGCTTCTGAAAGAGAAAGATTACGATCAAAG ATGGATTCTCTTGCAGAAGAGAATAACCAAGTCAATGAGATATATCAAAGCACAAAGAGTGAGCTTGTGAAGCTTCAAGAACAACTCGAAGTAGAGAAGTCTAAAGTTGATGCTATGGTATCTGAAATCAAGAAGCTTAGTGCTTTGGCTGCTGAGAAGTCAGTGTTGGAGACTAACTTTGGAGAAGTagaaaaacaattgaaaatttGTGAAGCTAAGTTGAaagaaaaggtaaaaataattatatgctATTGGATAAATACTTATACACCTAGCTTGAtgatgtttcttgtttttttttcacacCAGGTTGAAAAGGTTGACGAACTGACCTCGAAATTGCATGAACATGAAGTTAAGACGAGTGACAGAGACTTGGAGGACAAGAAAGCAACTCAGCTGTATAAAGAGCTTCAATCATCTCACACAGTCATCTCTAAGGAG AAAGAAGCAGTTTCTCAGAAGCATTCGGAGTTGGAAGCTACTCTAAAGAAATCACAAGAAGAGCTTGAAGCTAAGACAAGTAAGATCTTTCACCTAGAATCATTGGCCAAAGATCTTGAACAGAAAGTGCAGCTTGCTGATGCTAAGTCTAAG GAAACTGAGACTATGGGAAAAGGAGAAGTACAAGTTAAATCTCGAGGCATTAATTTATCAGGAAACGTTACAACAACTAAGAAAGCTGAAACGTCTCATCTCATGACATTGAAGATCGTTCTTGGAGTGGCTATCTTGTCTGTCATTATAGGTATCGTTCTTGGGAAAAACTATTGA
- the LOC103844134 gene encoding uncharacterized protein LOC103844134: MTKSTNIKLSNKQNKDLMFRLIYRPQHLRFNHNLFFFRKLKTMMRDNTHPSPFKLKLDHQLEHRQEAEEFSIDANVKIIRQGSLPLQEAFFSSTVDNFIFEDEDCPEKVELYELFIDAGIVEFDAQFMLIDMILYVSEKTKSLDDDYKGVLTLTVEVTLPPEPVELIHAGLEQTQSQEAIATKTVEQRLKQNHKIQKSVYKIGADGVSLVRIAEGS, translated from the coding sequence ATGACTAAATCAACTAACATTAAATTGtctaacaaacaaaacaaagaccTAATGTTTCGGCTAATATATAGGCCGCAACACCTTAGATTCAATcataatctctttttttttcgtaAACTAAAAACCATGATGAGAGACAATACTCATCCTTCTCCCTTTAAACTGAAACTTGACCATCAACTCGAACATCGACAAGAAGCAGAAGAGTTCAGTATCGATGCTAATGTCAAGATAATCCGACAAGGGTCTCTTCCATTACAAGAGGCCTTCTTCTCCTCCACTGTCGACAATTTCATATTTGAAGACGAAGATTGTCCAGAGAAAGTAGAACTCTACGAGTTATTTATCGACGCTGGAATAGTCGAGTTCGATGCTCAGTTTATGCTTATTGACATGATTTTGTACGTTTCTGAAAAAACAAAGTCGCTTGATGACGATTACAAAGGAGTTTTAACGTTGACGGTCGAAGTTACGTTACCACCGGAACCGGTCGAGCTTATCCATGCCGGTTTAGAGCAAACTCAATCCCAAGAAGCAATTGCGACGAAGACGGTAGAGCAAAGGTTgaaacaaaatcataaaatacaaaaaagcgTGTACAAAATTGGGGCTGATGGCGTTTCATTGGTCCGAATCGCGGAAGGTAGCTAG
- the LOC103844133 gene encoding cysteine-rich and transmembrane domain-containing protein WIH1, whose protein sequence is MSQYNNQSAGANSPPPMSTGPAPPPPMGYPTNDPSHGSAAPVKVETNSKGDGFFKGCLAAMCCCCALDICF, encoded by the exons ATGAGCCAGTACAACAACCAATCTGCAG GAGCTAATTCTCCACCACCGATGTCAACCGGTCCAGCACCGCCGCCGCCGATGGGTTACCCGACGAACGACCCGAGTCATGGTTCGGCGGCTCCTGTTAAAGTGGAGACCAATTCTAAGGGTGACGGATTCTTTAAAGGATG TCTTGCGGCCATGTGTTGCTGTTGTGCCCTGGACATCTGCTTCTAA
- the LOC103844132 gene encoding ubiquitin-like modifier-activating enzyme 5, giving the protein MEVEFKAMLDDLDALEKSLSDLAPIHKLRSHVENLAALSKSNPHRRSKVKELSSEVVDSNPYSRLMALQRMGIVENYERIREFSVAIVGIGGVGSVAAEMLTRCGIGRLLLYDYDTVELANMNRLFFRPDQVGMTKTDAAVQTLAEINPDVVLESFTMNITTVQGFETFTSSLKNKSFCPNKEGSGVDLVLSCVDNYEARMAVNQACNELNQTWMESGVSEDAVSGHIQLLVPGETACFACAPPLVVASGIDERTLKREGVCAASLPTTMGVVAGLLVQNSLKFLLNFGEVSPYLGYNSLKDFFPTMQMRPNPQCSNAACLERQKEYMLAKPARDAAAKAKMEAEAATAVDDGPLHDDNEWNISVVDDENEKDTTKASSSSGALPEGLTRELPEADEYEKAIAIGSGETDEEEDDLEDLKKQLEALNAA; this is encoded by the exons ATGGAGGTTGAATTCAAAGCAATGCTCGACGATCTCGATGCTCTCGAGAAATCTCTCTCCGATCTTGCTCCCATCCACAAG CTGCGATCACATGTTGAGAATCTAGCGGCTCTGTCCAAGAGTAACCCTCACCGGCGTTCCAAAGTCAAG GAGTTAAGTTCGGAAGTGGTGGATAGTAATCCTTACAGTAGGCTTATGGCACTTCAGCGGATGGGTATTGTGGAGAACTATGAGAGGATCAGAGAGTTCTCAGTCGCTATTGTT GGAATTGGTGGTGTTGGAAGTGTGGCTGCTGAGATGCTGACCAGATGTGGTATAGGTCGTCTTTTGTTGTATGACTATGACACTGTCGAGCTAGCTAACATGAACAGACTCTTTTTCCGACCTGATCAG GTTGGTATGACAAAGACTGATGCTGCTGTTCAGACGCTTGCTGAAATTAACCCCGACGTAGTACTTGAG AGTTTCACAATGAACATAACAACAGTGCAAGGCTTTGAAACCTTCACGTCGAGCTTGAAGAACAAGTCGTTTTGTCCTAACAAGGAGGGCAGTGGCGTGGATCTTGTTTTGAGTTGTGTCGATAATTATGAAGCAAGGATGGCTGTCAACCAG GCATGCAATGAGTTAAATCAGACATGGATGGAGTCAG GTGTTTCCGAAGATGCTGTTTCAGGTCACATACAGCTTCTGGTTCCTGGAGAAACTGCTTGTTTTGCTTGTGCACCTCCTTTG GTCGTTGCATCTGGAATTGATGAACGAACGCTTAAGAGGGAAGGGGTCTGTGCTGCATCTCTTCCCACTACAATG GGTGTTGTTGCTGGTCTTTTGGTTCAAAACTCTCTCAAGTTCTTACTGAATTTTGGTGAAGTTTCTCCATACCTG GGTTACAACTCACTGAAGGATTTTTTCCCAACCATGCAAATGAGACCAAATCCACAATGCTCGAATGCAGCTTGTCTAGAACGGCAG AAGGAGTACATGCTTGCGAAACCAGCAAGGGACGCTGCTGCTAAAGCTAAGATGGAAGCCGAAGCAGCAACAGCTGTAGATGATGGCCCACTCCATGATGATAACGAGTGGAACATAAG TGTGGTCGATGATGAAAATGAGAAGGATACTACAAAAGCTTCCTCAAGTTCAG GTGCATTGCCAGAAGGGCTTACTCGGGAGCTTCCAGAGGCAGATGAGTATGAGAAAGCAATCGCTATAGGGTCTGGAGAGACAGATGAGGAGGAGGACGACCTTGAGGATCTGAAGAAACAGCTCGAGGCTCTTAATGCTGCCTGA
- the LOC117128988 gene encoding uncharacterized protein LOC117128988 yields MKEGESKAIWKRLFLRLCTVISVTVIDVFDGGRRFIAHSPTVIPTMATTHRDALMYWSYSLELYIWQYRISRFFHTLNTILSKFLLQKYRRLITMADNLHRNLQELDLGVEDEPVALPLDVVNQAAAENRFIIIGRPVIPRRQNIRAIIAALPRQWGHAGLVHGRIVEGRRFQFVFPSEESMENVLRRGPWAFADRMLIMQRWSPLFNPLMLNFIPLWIQIRGIPLQYINQDVIMHIGRAMGQYMDVDYNAETAVRVEYARVRVNWDVDLPLRFQKNFQFTPGVNTLLKFRYERLRGFCEVCGMLTHDSGSCLIQNGGMDHDSEDDDDDEDDNEEPLLVPLAEQGVQIHEIHEMNEENNNEENEVPNGVEYQVMEDDEEYNAEPLRDMFSGEQESSELSNPVPIYSNSTGDSAGDNARQGKRIMEEPDESSMQALYDTIPPRSKSQQARKRKAEASLMEEGLLKCPALERGESSGNDTTTDQVRGAVGPNPPASP; encoded by the coding sequence ATGAAAGAAGGCGAAAGTAAGGCGATTTGGAAACGGTTATTCCTCAGACTTTGCACTGTTATTTCGGTAACGGTTATTGATGTTTTCGACGGCGGACGACGGTTTATTGCCCACTCCCCGACGGTTATCCCCACGATGGCAACTACACATCGTGATGCACTAATGTATTGGAGTTATTCTCTGGAACTCTATATATGGCAATATAGAATCAGTCGATTCTTTCACACACTCAATACTATCTTGAGCAAATTTCTATTGCAAAAGTACAGAAGATTGATAACAATGGCGGATAACCTTCACCGCAATTTACAAGAGTTAGATTTGGGTGTGGAAGATGAACCAGTAGCGCTACCTCTGGATGTGGTCAACCAAGCAGCAGCAGAGAACCGTTTCATCATCATTGGGCGTCCTGTAATTCCAAGGCGTCAAAACATTCGTGCGATCATTGCGGCTTTACCACGACAGTGGGGACATGCAGGGTTGGTTCATGGAAGAATTGTTGAAGGAAGGCGGTTCCAGTTTGTGTTTCCATCCGAGGAATCAATGGAGAATGTCCTCAGGAGAGGTCCCTGGGCGTTTGCTGATCGGATGCTCATAATGCAAAGGTGGTCTCCTCTGTTTAACCCTTTGATGTTGAACTTTATTCCCCTCTGGATCCAGATACGGGGAATACCGCTCCAGTACATAAACCAAGACGTAATCATGCATATAGGACGCGCGATGGGGCAATACATGGATGTGGATTACAATGCTGAGACGGCAGTTCGAGTGGAGTATGCTCGTGTCAGAGTTAACTGGGATGTTGATCTCCCACTTCGGTTCCAGAAGAACTTCCAGTTCACTCCAGGAGTCAACACTCTCCTCAAATTCCGCTATGAGAGGTTAAGGGGTTTCTGCGAGGTATGTGGAATGCTCACGCATGATTCGGGTAGTTGCTTGATCCAAAATGGTGGAATGGATCATGACtctgaggatgatgatgatgatgaagatgataatGAGGAACCACTACTTGTTCCTCTGGCGGAACAAGGAGTTCAGATTCATGAAATCCATGAGATGAATGAGGAGAACAACAATGAGGAGAATGAAGTACCCAATGGGGTAGAGTATCAGGTgatggaagatgatgaagaataCAATGCGGAGCCGTTGAGAGACATGTTTTCAGGAGAACAGGAGTCCAGTGAGCTTTCCAATCCGGTTCCAATCTACTCTAACTCCACAGGAGACAGTGCAGGGGATAATGCACGTCAAGGCAAGAGAATCATGGAGGAACCAGATGAGAGTTCAATGCAAGCGTTATATGATACCATTCCCCCACGATCCAAGTCTCAGCAGGCACGAAAGAGGAAAGCAGAAGCATCGTTGATGGAAGAAGGTCTCCTCAAATGTCCAGCTTTGGAGAGAGGTGAATCTAGCGGTAATGACACAACAACTGATCAAGTGAGAGGCGCGGTGGGCCCTAATCCACCAGCTTCACCATGA